A portion of the Chondrinema litorale genome contains these proteins:
- a CDS encoding WD40/YVTN/BNR-like repeat-containing protein, which produces MNKLYYYITILVVFFSVIHSPLHAQKKKKQEEKIQLPDAEKYKGLKFRNIGPFRGGRSVTVSGVKQDKLTYYMGTVGGGIWKTTDAGITWKNITDGQLNSSSVGDVAVAESDPNVIYIGMGEHAIRGVMTSHGDGVYKSTDSGKTWKNIGLNKTKHISDIIIHPENPDIVYVAAQGAAHGPSEDRGIYKTVDGGVTWQKVFYVDENTGASSLSMDMTNPRILYAAMWEHTRFPWKVKSGGAGSGLYKSTDSGETWEELTEGLPEVMGKIGVSVSRANPERVYANIEAEEGGVYRSDDGGKKWQYINKSRVTQARSWYYMEVFADPVNEDVVYVLNAPVLKSVDGGKTFQPLAVPHGDNHDLWIHPENNQIMINANDGGSNISFNGGKSWSTQQNQPTVQFYRVTTDNQFPYFVYGGQQDNTTVAIASRTENSGIGWKDWYPVSGGESAFIAFNEDNPELVYGGSYQGNISVFDKKTNATKDIMAYPVVGLGSIPKDMKYRFNWNAPIIMSQHDKKTIYHGGNKVLTSIDGGLSWKEISPDLTRNDTTKQGEGGGPFTNEGAGGENYNTLTYMVESPHKAGVIWTGSDCGLVYVTSDNGKNWKNVTPEGLQEGIINSIEVSPHNPSVVYITHLRYKLNDYTPYVYKSENNGETWKLITNGFTSEDYVRVVKEDPVTQGLLYAGTETGLYVSYNGGDNWKKFQLNLPISPINDITTRQNDLVIATSGRGFWILDDMSALQQSDGVLADVSIKLFAPKPTYRLDAPIPPEPVPGFGQNPLNGVIIDYYLKEEIKEKDSTLITLEILDKTGKIIRKYDNKKDENFKPYDGGPAPKQLLPTKQGVNRFAWDFRREGIPSIPDVFVMGDYRGHIVAPGEYQIRLLLGDEVQVVECEILPDPRLEVLPSDFEAQQDILMSVEESVIDIHKSVNMMRDAKKQVENINNYLKDLDGTEILLDTGKNIISKIEAWEQRLIQPKQETFQDVINFKNQLNAELLNLKSRVDTHDPRPTEGAKIRLNDLLAEWAEYKEEMKQIIDIELDAFNKLYKESELPAVFLKTGTEKEPKGN; this is translated from the coding sequence ATGAACAAACTGTACTATTACATTACCATTTTGGTTGTGTTTTTTTCTGTGATCCATTCCCCTCTTCATGCTCAGAAAAAGAAAAAACAAGAAGAAAAAATACAACTTCCAGATGCCGAAAAATACAAAGGATTAAAATTTAGGAATATTGGGCCATTTCGTGGTGGAAGATCAGTAACTGTTTCCGGTGTTAAACAAGATAAATTGACTTATTACATGGGAACTGTTGGCGGAGGTATATGGAAAACTACTGATGCTGGTATAACTTGGAAAAATATCACAGATGGTCAGTTAAATTCAAGTTCAGTAGGAGACGTTGCAGTAGCTGAATCTGATCCTAATGTTATTTATATAGGAATGGGAGAGCATGCTATTAGAGGTGTGATGACTTCTCATGGAGATGGTGTTTATAAGTCTACTGATTCCGGAAAAACTTGGAAAAATATTGGACTGAATAAAACCAAACATATTTCAGATATTATTATCCATCCTGAAAACCCAGATATAGTTTATGTAGCAGCTCAAGGTGCAGCTCATGGTCCATCAGAAGATAGAGGGATTTATAAAACTGTTGATGGAGGTGTTACATGGCAAAAAGTATTTTATGTAGATGAAAATACAGGGGCTTCAAGTTTGTCTATGGATATGACTAACCCAAGAATTCTGTATGCAGCAATGTGGGAGCATACACGTTTCCCCTGGAAAGTTAAAAGTGGGGGAGCAGGTTCTGGGCTTTACAAATCCACTGATTCAGGAGAGACTTGGGAAGAACTTACAGAAGGTTTGCCAGAAGTAATGGGAAAAATTGGAGTATCAGTTTCCAGAGCAAACCCTGAAAGAGTTTATGCAAATATTGAAGCAGAAGAAGGAGGTGTATATAGATCTGATGATGGAGGAAAAAAATGGCAATATATAAACAAGTCTAGGGTGACTCAAGCTCGCTCTTGGTATTATATGGAGGTATTTGCAGATCCTGTGAATGAAGATGTAGTTTATGTTTTAAATGCTCCTGTACTTAAATCCGTAGATGGTGGAAAAACTTTTCAACCTCTTGCTGTACCTCATGGAGACAATCATGATTTATGGATTCATCCTGAAAATAATCAAATCATGATCAATGCGAATGATGGCGGGTCTAACATTTCATTTAATGGTGGAAAAAGCTGGTCAACACAGCAAAATCAACCAACAGTCCAGTTTTACAGAGTAACTACTGACAACCAGTTTCCTTATTTTGTTTATGGAGGACAGCAAGATAATACCACAGTTGCCATTGCAAGTAGAACTGAAAATTCAGGTATCGGATGGAAAGATTGGTATCCTGTATCTGGTGGTGAAAGTGCATTTATTGCATTTAATGAAGATAATCCAGAGTTAGTTTATGGTGGCAGTTATCAAGGTAATATTTCAGTATTTGATAAAAAAACAAATGCTACTAAAGATATTATGGCTTATCCTGTAGTTGGTTTGGGGTCAATTCCAAAGGATATGAAGTACCGTTTTAATTGGAATGCGCCAATTATTATGTCGCAACATGACAAAAAAACAATTTATCATGGGGGAAATAAAGTTTTAACAAGTATAGATGGAGGGCTAAGTTGGAAAGAAATCAGCCCAGATTTAACAAGGAATGATACAACAAAACAAGGTGAAGGTGGAGGCCCTTTTACAAATGAAGGTGCAGGAGGAGAGAATTATAATACTTTAACATATATGGTTGAATCACCGCATAAAGCTGGAGTAATTTGGACAGGTAGTGATTGCGGATTGGTTTATGTAACTTCAGACAATGGAAAAAACTGGAAAAATGTCACTCCTGAAGGCTTGCAAGAAGGAATTATAAATTCTATTGAGGTGTCACCACATAATCCATCTGTAGTCTATATTACTCACCTAAGATACAAGCTAAATGATTACACTCCTTATGTTTATAAGTCTGAAAACAATGGAGAAACATGGAAATTGATTACCAATGGATTTACTTCTGAAGATTATGTTAGAGTAGTAAAAGAAGACCCAGTAACACAAGGCTTATTATATGCAGGTACTGAAACAGGCTTATATGTTTCGTATAATGGAGGAGATAATTGGAAAAAATTCCAACTGAATTTACCAATAAGCCCTATAAATGATATTACCACCAGACAAAATGATTTGGTAATCGCAACTTCAGGTAGAGGTTTCTGGATTTTGGATGATATGAGTGCCTTACAACAAAGTGATGGAGTATTAGCTGATGTTTCGATAAAATTGTTTGCTCCAAAACCAACATATAGATTAGATGCTCCAATTCCACCAGAACCAGTTCCAGGCTTTGGACAAAACCCCCTCAATGGAGTTATCATTGATTATTATCTAAAAGAGGAAATCAAAGAAAAAGATAGCACGCTTATCACATTAGAAATTTTAGATAAGACCGGAAAGATTATTAGGAAATACGATAATAAAAAAGATGAAAACTTTAAGCCTTATGATGGTGGTCCAGCTCCTAAGCAACTTTTGCCAACTAAGCAAGGGGTAAATAGGTTTGCATGGGATTTTAGACGAGAAGGAATTCCAAGTATTCCAGATGTATTTGTTATGGGAGATTACCGAGGGCACATAGTGGCGCCAGGAGAGTATCAAATTAGATTGTTGCTAGGAGATGAGGTGCAAGTTGTTGAATGTGAAATATTACCAGATCCAAGGTTAGAAGTTTTACCATCTGACTTTGAGGCTCAACAAGATATATTAATGTCGGTTGAAGAAAGTGTAATTGATATACATAAGTCTGTTAATATGATGCGAGATGCTAAAAAACAGGTTGAGAATATCAATAACTATTTGAAAGATCTTGATGGCACTGAAATTTTACTAGATACAGGAAAGAATATAATTTCAAAAATTGAAGCTTGGGAACAACGATTAATTCAACCGAAACAAGAAACTTTTCAGGATGTAATTAATTTCAAAAATCAATTAAATGCAGAGTTACTTAATTTGAAAAGCAGAGTAGACACACATGACCCAAGGCCAACTGAAGGAGCAAAAATTAGATTGAATGATTTGTTAGCTGAATGGGCAGAGTATAAAGAAGAAATGAAGCAAATTATAGATATTGAATTAGATGCATTCAATAAACTATATAAAGAAAGTGAATTACCTGCTGTTTTCTTAAAGACTGGAACAGAGAAAGAGCCAAAAGGGAATTAA
- a CDS encoding 3-phosphoshikimate 1-carboxyvinyltransferase gives MTNHSITLSHSGEKINAQIPLTASKSECNRALIIQALAGDKITLDNISEARDSQTMKRLLQSNELELDVLDAGTTMRFLTAYCVANNRETVLTGTARMQERPIKILVDALRILGAEIEYKKNEGYPPIYIKSFEQKNKEVNIAGNVSSQYISALLMIAPKLLLGISLNLEGEVTSKPYILMTLQLLEHFGIKYTWQGANISIEPQSYQSNHYSIESDWSGASYWYSIVALAKDAEIKLLGLRNNSLQGDKAIVEIMSQLGVSSTFDEEGVILRKTTPIKEFNFDFTHCPDLAQTIAVICAAKGIKAKMTGLESLRIKETDRIAAIQNELAKINVEVVVDGDKGIEIIPNNLKVEGVVFDTYEDHRMAMAFAPLSLLGNIGIEEPDVVNKSYPPYWKHLKLAGFEITE, from the coding sequence TTGACTAATCATAGCATAACACTCTCTCACTCAGGAGAGAAAATAAACGCACAAATTCCACTTACAGCTTCAAAAAGTGAATGTAATCGTGCGCTTATTATTCAAGCCTTAGCAGGTGATAAAATTACGCTAGATAACATTTCTGAAGCAAGAGATAGCCAAACAATGAAGCGTTTGCTACAATCAAACGAGTTAGAGCTTGATGTTTTAGATGCGGGTACAACTATGCGTTTTTTAACTGCCTATTGTGTGGCTAATAATCGTGAAACAGTGCTTACTGGTACTGCCAGAATGCAAGAAAGACCTATAAAAATATTAGTTGATGCATTAAGAATATTAGGTGCTGAGATTGAATACAAGAAAAATGAAGGTTATCCACCGATCTATATTAAATCTTTTGAGCAAAAAAATAAAGAAGTAAACATTGCTGGAAATGTCAGTAGCCAATACATTTCAGCATTGTTAATGATTGCACCTAAACTACTTTTAGGTATATCGCTAAACCTAGAAGGAGAAGTAACATCAAAACCATATATTTTGATGACACTCCAACTACTCGAACACTTTGGAATTAAATATACTTGGCAGGGGGCAAATATTAGTATTGAGCCTCAAAGCTATCAAAGCAATCATTATTCTATTGAATCTGATTGGTCTGGAGCAAGTTATTGGTACAGCATAGTCGCTTTAGCCAAAGATGCTGAAATAAAATTATTAGGGTTAAGAAATAACTCATTACAAGGAGATAAAGCAATTGTCGAGATCATGTCACAATTAGGTGTGAGCAGTACTTTTGATGAAGAAGGTGTGATTTTGAGAAAAACTACTCCTATTAAAGAATTTAATTTCGACTTTACGCATTGCCCAGACCTTGCTCAAACAATTGCTGTTATTTGCGCAGCTAAGGGTATTAAAGCTAAAATGACTGGCCTTGAAAGTTTACGCATAAAGGAAACTGATAGAATTGCAGCCATCCAAAATGAATTGGCTAAAATAAATGTGGAAGTTGTAGTTGATGGTGATAAAGGAATCGAAATAATACCTAATAATTTAAAAGTGGAAGGAGTTGTGTTTGATACATACGAAGACCATCGAATGGCTATGGCTTTTGCGCCTCTTTCTTTATTAGGAAATATCGGTATTGAAGAACCAGATGTAGTAAATAAATCTTATCCTCCTTATTGGAAACATCTAAAGCTAGCTGGATTTGAAATTACTGAATAA
- the lipB gene encoding lipoyl(octanoyl) transferase LipB, with protein sequence MEKNKKLYFENLGRISYKEAWDYQTKVFTDTVETKLENRRKEIAGLPQETTNNYFLFCEHNHVYTLGKSGDKNNLFLNEDNLKQNGIEYFKINRGGDITYHGPGQVVGYPILDLDHFITDIHLYMRNLEEVIIKTLADYDIRAGRIEKLTGVWIDYEKMENPRKICAMGVKMSRWVTMHGFALNVNTDLNYFNNMNPCGITDKAVTSIQKELNRKVDLQEVEKNILKHFVDIFEIESFEEQFNYVNI encoded by the coding sequence ATGGAAAAGAACAAGAAATTATACTTTGAGAATCTTGGACGCATATCTTACAAAGAAGCTTGGGATTATCAAACCAAAGTTTTTACAGATACAGTAGAAACCAAACTCGAAAACAGAAGAAAAGAAATAGCAGGTCTACCACAAGAAACTACAAATAATTATTTCCTTTTCTGTGAGCATAACCATGTTTACACACTAGGAAAAAGTGGTGATAAAAATAATTTATTTCTTAATGAAGATAACCTAAAACAGAATGGAATTGAATATTTCAAAATAAACAGGGGTGGTGATATTACTTACCATGGACCTGGACAAGTTGTAGGTTATCCAATTTTAGATTTAGATCATTTTATTACTGACATTCACCTTTATATGAGAAATTTGGAAGAGGTAATTATAAAAACCTTGGCAGATTATGATATAAGAGCTGGCAGGATCGAAAAGCTTACAGGTGTTTGGATAGATTATGAAAAGATGGAAAATCCGCGTAAAATATGTGCAATGGGTGTGAAAATGAGTCGATGGGTTACTATGCACGGTTTTGCGCTAAATGTTAATACTGACTTGAATTATTTTAATAACATGAATCCATGCGGTATTACAGATAAAGCGGTAACATCTATTCAAAAAGAACTCAATAGAAAAGTAGATTTACAAGAAGTTGAAAAAAATATTTTAAAACACTTTGTTGATATCTTTGAAATAGAAAGTTTTGAAGAACAATTTAATTACGTAAATATTTAA
- a CDS encoding FKBP-type peptidyl-prolyl cis-trans isomerase, giving the protein MVIGKDKVVGLTYELRADEEGGQLIQKVDESSPFYFLFGHNNVIKGFETNLEGKNVGDDFGFKIPSDEAYGPVRQEAIVQLSKKVFNFPDEQKAAEMLTVGNTLALQDQNGNPLDGVVLAVDDENVKMDFNHPLAGVNLFFKGEILEIREASEDEKDHGHAHGPGGHQH; this is encoded by the coding sequence ATGGTGATTGGAAAAGATAAGGTTGTGGGGTTGACATATGAACTTAGAGCTGACGAAGAAGGCGGTCAGCTAATCCAAAAAGTTGATGAATCTTCTCCTTTTTATTTCCTTTTTGGTCATAATAACGTGATTAAAGGGTTTGAAACAAACCTTGAAGGAAAAAACGTTGGAGACGATTTTGGTTTTAAAATACCAAGTGATGAAGCATACGGACCTGTAAGACAGGAAGCTATAGTTCAATTATCTAAAAAAGTGTTTAATTTTCCTGATGAGCAGAAAGCAGCAGAAATGCTAACTGTAGGAAACACACTTGCATTACAAGACCAGAATGGAAATCCATTAGACGGAGTTGTACTTGCTGTTGATGATGAGAATGTAAAAATGGATTTTAACCATCCGTTGGCTGGTGTAAATTTATTTTTTAAAGGTGAGATCTTAGAAATAAGAGAGGCTAGTGAAGATGAAAAAGATCATGGACATGCACATGGACCAGGCGGACATCAACATTAA
- a CDS encoding RNA polymerase sigma-70 factor — MTSEEFEKLFKAHYNYLCNLANKIINDKDASEDIVQDVFSKFWLKRNQLHSLDSPRSYLSKSVINFSINYSEKKKMIIRNQAEYSVNNDSIDEESTQNTIANLRMAVDKLPDKCKVIFTLSRFEGLSNAEIANYLDISVKTVENQMGIAIKKLRESLKNNIKLMMFLLIPHDLIEIIKNFSISSYKQYKRII; from the coding sequence GTGACTTCTGAAGAATTTGAAAAGCTTTTTAAAGCGCATTATAATTATCTTTGTAATCTGGCAAATAAAATAATTAATGATAAAGATGCTTCAGAAGATATAGTTCAAGATGTATTTTCTAAATTTTGGTTAAAAAGAAACCAGCTCCACTCATTAGATTCACCACGATCTTACCTTTCTAAATCAGTAATTAATTTTTCCATCAATTATTCAGAAAAGAAGAAAATGATCATTAGAAACCAAGCTGAATATTCGGTTAATAATGACTCCATTGATGAAGAATCTACACAAAATACTATTGCTAATCTTAGAATGGCTGTTGATAAACTTCCTGATAAATGCAAAGTAATTTTTACTCTAAGTCGATTTGAAGGATTGTCTAATGCCGAGATAGCAAATTATCTAGATATTTCTGTGAAAACTGTTGAAAATCAGATGGGTATAGCTATTAAAAAACTGCGAGAATCTTTGAAAAATAACATTAAACTGATGATGTTTTTGCTGATTCCTCATGATTTAATAGAAATTATTAAAAATTTTAGTATTTCGAGTTATAAGCAATATAAACGTATTATATAA
- the gyrA gene encoding DNA gyrase subunit A — translation MAEGGKITPINIEDEMKIAYIDYSMSVIISRALPDVRDGLKPVHRRVLYGMADLGVYYNRSYKKSARIVGEVLGKYHPHGDASVYDSMVRMAQTWSLRMPLVDGQGNYGSIEGDPPAAMRYTEARLKEIAGEMLSDIKKDTVNFQANFDDSLQEPVVLPAKIPNLLVNGTSGIAVGMATNMAPHNLGEVIDGIITYIDNRDITIPELMEYIKAPDFPTGGIIYGYDGVKQAFETGRGRIVMRAVTEIEEAPSGKTQIVVTEIPYMVNLSVLLEKTASIVNEKKIEGITAVKNFSDKKGIRIVYELKKDAIPDVVLNNLFKHTPLQTTFNVNNVALVKGRPQTLNLKDLIYHYVEHRHEVVIRRTEYDLNEARKRLHILEGLLIALDHLDEVIALIRKSVDPEEAKQGLISQFELSEIQARAILDMRLQRLTGLERDKIQNEHQEVTKLVTELEAILASEELRMGIIKDELTELKDKYADPRRSSIEVNADNLEDEDMIPNEEMVLTISNEGYIKRTNLKEYRIQARGGMGSRGVATKDDDYTAHMFVASNHNYLLIFTKHGKVYWLKVYKVPEGSKISKGRPIQNLIQIEKEDSVRAVINVKTLNDEDYINNNYLIMSTTNGIIKKTPLEAYSRPRQSGITAITVRDGDDLLDVMLTDGNCEVFLGLQSGRAIRFHETEVRPMGRTASGVRGITPLHDKDYVIGMVCIEDIQTSSLLVISENGYGKRSNIEDYRKTGRGGKGVKTLNITPKTGGLVAIKSVQDTDGLMIVTKNGITIRMSMDALRIMGRTTQGVKVIRVADSDAISSVAKIEYIEEVEAEIIDEENGENNNPNTDSDDTTPDVDNTSDNGQE, via the coding sequence ATGGCAGAAGGAGGAAAGATAACCCCGATTAATATCGAGGATGAAATGAAAATCGCCTACATCGATTATTCGATGTCGGTAATTATCTCAAGGGCTTTACCAGATGTTAGAGACGGATTAAAACCTGTTCACAGAAGGGTACTTTATGGTATGGCCGATTTGGGAGTTTATTACAACAGGTCTTATAAAAAGTCAGCTAGAATTGTTGGGGAGGTGCTAGGTAAATATCACCCACATGGTGATGCTTCGGTATACGACTCTATGGTTCGTATGGCACAGACTTGGTCTTTAAGAATGCCTTTAGTCGACGGGCAAGGTAACTACGGTTCGATAGAAGGTGATCCACCTGCAGCAATGCGTTATACGGAGGCCAGATTAAAAGAGATTGCTGGTGAAATGCTATCTGATATCAAAAAAGATACAGTTAATTTCCAAGCGAACTTCGATGACAGTTTACAAGAGCCTGTAGTACTGCCTGCAAAAATTCCTAACTTGTTAGTTAATGGTACTTCAGGTATTGCAGTTGGTATGGCTACCAATATGGCTCCTCATAACTTAGGTGAGGTAATCGACGGTATAATTACTTATATAGATAATAGAGATATTACCATTCCAGAATTGATGGAGTATATTAAAGCTCCTGATTTCCCAACTGGCGGTATTATCTATGGTTACGATGGTGTAAAGCAAGCTTTTGAAACTGGACGTGGAAGAATTGTAATGCGTGCAGTAACAGAAATAGAAGAAGCTCCATCTGGTAAAACACAAATAGTTGTTACAGAAATACCTTATATGGTTAACCTTTCTGTGCTATTGGAAAAAACTGCTTCAATAGTTAATGAAAAGAAAATTGAAGGTATTACTGCTGTTAAAAACTTTAGTGATAAAAAAGGTATACGTATCGTATATGAGCTCAAGAAAGATGCTATTCCTGATGTAGTACTCAATAACCTCTTTAAGCACACTCCACTTCAAACAACTTTTAATGTTAACAATGTGGCCCTTGTAAAAGGTAGACCGCAAACGCTTAACTTAAAAGACCTTATCTACCATTATGTAGAGCACAGGCACGAGGTTGTAATAAGAAGAACTGAATACGATCTTAATGAAGCTAGAAAACGCTTACATATTTTAGAAGGTTTATTAATTGCTTTAGACCATCTAGATGAAGTTATAGCTTTAATTAGGAAGTCTGTTGATCCAGAAGAAGCAAAACAAGGTTTGATCTCGCAGTTTGAATTGAGTGAAATTCAGGCAAGAGCAATTCTTGATATGAGGTTACAGCGATTAACAGGACTTGAAAGAGATAAAATTCAAAATGAGCATCAAGAAGTTACCAAATTAGTTACTGAGCTAGAAGCAATTCTTGCTAGCGAAGAATTAAGAATGGGAATTATTAAGGATGAGCTTACTGAGTTAAAAGATAAATATGCAGATCCTCGTCGCTCAAGTATTGAAGTAAACGCTGATAATCTTGAGGATGAAGATATGATTCCTAATGAAGAAATGGTATTGACTATTTCTAATGAAGGATATATTAAAAGAACTAATTTGAAGGAATATAGAATCCAAGCTAGAGGTGGTATGGGTTCTCGTGGTGTAGCAACTAAAGATGATGATTACACTGCACATATGTTTGTTGCTTCAAATCATAATTACTTACTAATATTTACCAAGCATGGTAAAGTATATTGGTTAAAAGTTTACAAGGTTCCAGAAGGTAGCAAAATCTCTAAAGGAAGGCCAATTCAGAACCTTATTCAAATTGAAAAGGAAGACAGCGTAAGAGCAGTAATTAATGTAAAAACGCTTAATGATGAGGATTATATTAATAATAATTACCTCATTATGTCAACAACTAATGGTATTATTAAGAAAACGCCATTAGAAGCATATTCAAGACCAAGGCAAAGTGGTATTACTGCAATTACTGTGAGAGACGGAGATGATTTATTAGATGTAATGCTAACAGATGGAAACTGTGAGGTTTTCCTTGGCTTACAATCTGGTAGAGCTATTAGATTCCACGAAACTGAAGTAAGACCAATGGGTAGAACTGCTTCAGGGGTAAGAGGTATTACTCCTTTGCATGATAAAGACTACGTAATTGGAATGGTTTGTATCGAAGATATTCAAACATCATCTTTACTTGTTATTTCTGAAAATGGTTATGGCAAGCGTTCTAACATTGAAGATTACAGAAAGACTGGTAGAGGAGGTAAAGGTGTTAAAACTTTAAATATAACTCCTAAAACTGGTGGTCTTGTAGCTATTAAAAGTGTTCAGGATACAGATGGTTTAATGATTGTTACCAAAAATGGAATTACAATCAGAATGAGCATGGATGCTTTAAGAATTATGGGTAGAACAACTCAGGGTGTTAAAGTTATCAGAGTTGCTGATAGTGATGCTATTTCATCTGTAGCAAAAATCGAGTATATAGAGGAAGTAGAAGCAGAGATTATAGATGAAGAGAATGGAGAAAATAATAATCCTAATACTGACTCTGATGATACTACTCCAGATGTAGATAATACAAGTGATAACGGACAAGAATAG
- a CDS encoding glycosyltransferase family 4 protein: MKKVLILQKVLPVYRVAFFNKLKNRLSENNIELDLIYGNGSKEELLKKDKVDIPWAKSRNNKIFNIAGKEVYWQPVLNDLPGYDLVIAEQANKLLVNYLLNIKRNFSSQKFAYWGHGKNMQAEGKALGNIYKKFFQNKCDWWFAYTASVKEYLKENGFPEEQVTIVQNAIDATELQNQYNDVTPEELLALKESLNINSNHVGIYCGGMYPEKRLPFLIEACDKIREKVDDFTMIFIGAGIDQEIVKEAAENRDWMHYVGPKRGKEKAVYFRLSDVFLMPGLVGLAVLDAFNTQTPMVTTDYEYHSPEIEYLQHGTNGLITENNLESYVDNVLSIFTNNNLQSTLIEGCTVASELYTIEVMVENFASGIEKALNITPLEKELKKVF; the protein is encoded by the coding sequence ATGAAAAAAGTATTAATTCTTCAAAAAGTCCTTCCTGTATATAGAGTTGCCTTTTTTAACAAACTAAAAAACAGGTTAAGTGAGAACAATATTGAGCTTGATCTTATATATGGAAATGGAAGCAAAGAAGAATTATTAAAAAAAGATAAAGTTGATATTCCTTGGGCAAAAAGTAGAAATAATAAAATTTTTAATATTGCAGGAAAGGAAGTTTATTGGCAACCTGTACTAAACGATTTACCAGGTTATGATTTGGTAATTGCAGAGCAAGCTAATAAGCTATTAGTCAACTACTTATTAAATATAAAAAGAAACTTTTCTTCTCAAAAGTTTGCCTATTGGGGGCATGGTAAAAACATGCAAGCAGAAGGCAAAGCATTGGGAAATATATATAAGAAATTTTTTCAGAATAAATGCGATTGGTGGTTTGCTTACACCGCTTCTGTTAAAGAATACCTTAAAGAAAATGGCTTTCCTGAAGAACAAGTAACTATTGTTCAAAATGCTATTGATGCTACAGAGTTACAAAACCAATACAATGATGTAACTCCAGAGGAATTGTTAGCTTTAAAAGAGTCTTTAAATATTAATTCTAATCATGTAGGTATATACTGTGGAGGTATGTACCCCGAAAAAAGATTACCTTTTCTTATTGAGGCTTGTGACAAGATACGTGAAAAGGTAGATGACTTTACTATGATTTTTATTGGTGCGGGAATTGATCAAGAAATAGTAAAAGAAGCTGCTGAGAATAGAGATTGGATGCACTACGTAGGTCCCAAGAGAGGTAAAGAAAAAGCTGTATACTTCAGGTTAAGTGATGTGTTTTTAATGCCAGGTTTAGTTGGTCTAGCAGTACTTGATGCATTCAATACTCAAACCCCTATGGTTACTACAGATTATGAGTATCACAGTCCTGAAATTGAGTATTTACAACATGGCACAAATGGTTTAATTACTGAAAATAACTTAGAAAGCTATGTTGATAACGTACTTAGCATTTTTACTAATAACAACTTACAAAGTACACTAATAGAGGGTTGTACTGTAGCATCTGAGCTATACACAATTGAAGTTATGGTAGAAAACTTTGCTAGTGGTATTGAAAAAGCATTGAATATTACTCCTTTAGAAAAGGAATTAAAAAAAGTCTTTTAA